The genomic region AAGAAGGCGACGCCGATCCGCTCCGGCCGGAGCGCGCCGCCGGGGGCGACGTGCCGGTGCTCGGCCACGAGCACGCCGGCGAGGATGGCGGCGCCGGCGAGCCAGCCCGGGCCCCGGCCGGCGAGCGGCCCCGCCCCGGCGATGCAGAGGGCCGCGAGGAGGTGCAGGCCGCGCGCCCAGGCGAGCGCGCCCCTGACGCCGAACCGGGCCGGGATCGACTGGAGCCCCTCGCCGCGGTCGAACTCCATGTCCTGCAGCGAGTAGAAGACGTCGAAGCCGGCGATCCAGGCTCCCACGCCGACGCCGAGCACCACCGCCGGCAGCGTGGCGCGGCCGGTGAGCGCGATGGCGACGCCGATCGGCGCGAGCGCCTGCGCCACCCCGAGCCAGAGGTGCACCGCCCAGGTGAACCGCTTGGCGTAGGAGTAGCCGAGGAGGATCGCGAGCACCGGCAGCGCCAGCGCGCCGCAGAGCGGGGCGATGAGCGCGGCGGCGGCCACGAACAGGGCCGAGGAGCCGGCGAGGAGCGCCCAGGCGCCGGTCACGCTCACCTCGCCGGTCACGAGCTCGCGCCGGCTGGTGCGCGGGTTGCGCGCGTCGAAGCGCCGGTCGGAGATCCGGTTCATCGCCATGGCCGCGGTGCGGGCGGCGACCACGGCGAGCGCCACCAGCGCGAGGCGCACCGGGTCGAGCCGGGCGTCGCGCGCCACCAGCACCACCGCCGCCGCGGCGAAGGGCAGGGCGAAGAGCGAGTGCTCGAGCTTCACCATGCGGGAGAGGGCGGCGAGCTGGGTCATGCGGAGGGCTCCGGGCGGTGGCGGGCGAGCCAGGTGAAGGGGAGCTCCTCGCGCCCGAAGACGTCGAGGAGCCAGCGGCAGGGGTCGAACGGCGCGTCGCCGAGCTCCTCCCGCTCGATGGGGGCGGCGAGGACGCCCGGGGCGCGGCCCGGCTCGAGCCGGCCGACCGCGGGGGCGCCGACGGCGGCGCCGTTCCAGGCGAGCTGCAGGAGCGCGAGCGGCGACACCTCCGGCCAGGCGCGCGAGAGGGTGGCGAGCTCGGCGAGCGGCGAGAGCGACGGGGCGCTCGCGAGCGAGTCGGTGCCGACGGCGAGCGGGACGCCGGCCTCGAGGAGCTTCGGGAGGTCGGCCAGCCGGCCGCCGATGTGGAGGTTGGAGCGGGGACAGAGCACCGCGGTCGCGCCGGAGCGGGCGAGGAGGGCGCGGTCCTCGTCGTCGAGGTCCACCACGTGCACCACCAGCGTCCCGGGGCGGAGGTGGCGCGCCACCACCTCGACCGGGCTGCGGCCGAGCCGGGGCAGGTCGGTGACGCCGAGCGAGCGGTGCAGGCCCGCGAACGGGCCGGTGGCTTCGCTGCAGAAGCGCCGCTCCGCCGGGTCCTCGGCGAGGTGGAGCGAGGCGGGGCCGGCGGCGAGCAGCTCCACCAGCCTCGGCAGGTGCGTGGAGTAGACCGCGTGCGGGGTGAGGACGCGGCGCAGCCCGGGGCCGAGCGGCGGGGCGCGCTCGGCGAGGAGCCGGGCCTGGGCCAGCGCCCGCTCGATGCGCGGGCCGGTGAAGCCGAAGACCTCCTGGTAGACGGTCCCGGCGACGCCGGCCCGCGAGAGCCAGGGGATCGAGCCGAGGCCGTTCGAGACGTCGCCCACCGCGGCCACGCCGAAGCGCGTCAGCGCCGCGACGCCGTCCTCGACGGCGATGTCCGACTCCGGCTCGGCGGCGCGCGCGGCCACGAGGAGCTGGATCCAGGAGGGGAGCCCGTCGCCCCCCGGCACGCGGCCGTGCAGGTGCGAGAGCTCGAGGTGGGTGTGGGCGTTCACGAGCGCGGGGAGGAGCACCGCGTCGAGCCGCTCGCCCGGGCCGAAGCGGGCCTCCACCTCGGCGGCGGGGCCGACCGCGAGCAAGAGATCGCCGTCGAGGGCGACGGCGCCGTCCGCGATCAGCGCGGGAGTCGTGGCCGCGCCTCCCCCGCCCTCCCCGCCCGAGCGGGGAGGGGGCTCAGCGAGGCGCCCGCCGGAAAGGTGCGCAGCGGCGCCCTCTCCCTCTCCCGCGCAGCGGGGGAGGGCCGGGGAGGGGGCTCGCCCCGTCAGCACCCACGGCGCGCGGACGACGCGGACGGTCACCCGGCGGCCCCGACCAGCTGGTAGCGCATGTTCCGCCGCGCGGGCCGGAAGCCGGCGTCGCGGATGTGCCGCTCCACCTCCTCCGAGTCCATCTTGAACGTGGTGCCGGCGGCCGAGACCACGTTCTCCTCGATCATCACCTGGCCGAAGTCGTTGGCGCCCATGTGCAGCGCCGCCTGCGCCACCCCGCCGCCCATGGTGACCCACGAGCACTGGAGGTTCGGCACGTTGTCGAGCACGAGCCGCGCGATGGCGTTCTCGCGCAGGTAGGCGTGGGCGCTGTTGTCGCCGGGCGTGAGCCGGGTGTTCTCGGGCTGGAAGGTCCAGCAGGCGAAGGCGGTGAAGCCCCGGGTCTCGTCCTGCAGCTCGCGCAGGCGGAGCAGGTGGTTGGTGCGGTGGCGGGCGTCCTCGCCCACGCCGAACATGAGGGTGGCGGTGCTGCGCAGCCCCTTCTGGTGGGCCACCTTCATCACCGTGAGCCACTCGTCGGTGGAGCACTTGAGCGGGGCGATGCGCCGGCGCACCTCGTCGTCGAGCACCTCGGCGCCGCCGCCGGGGATCGAGTCGAGCCCGGCCGCCACCAGCCGGTCGATGGTCTCCTCGAGCGAGATCTGGCTGGTGCGGGCGATGTGCCAGAGCTCCTCGGGCGAGAGCGCGTGCAGGTTGATCGAGGGGTAGTGGGCCTTGGCCCAGCGGAACAGGTCCTCGTACCACTCGATGGCGAGGTCGGGGTGGAGCCCGCCCTGCAGCAGGATCTCGATCCCGCCCACGGCGATGGTCCCCTCGATCTTCTCGGCCAGCTCCTCGCGCGAGAGCACGTAGGACTGCGCGTGGCCGCGCGGCCGGTAGAAGGCGCAGAAGTGGCAGGCGGTGGTGCAGACGTTGGTGTAGTTGACGTTGCGCGAGACGATGTAGGTGACGAGCCCCTCGGGGTGGAGGGCGCGCCGGCGGGCGTCGGCGGCGAGCCCGAGCTCGAGCAGCGGCGCCTTCTCGTCCACCAGCTCCGCCTCGTCGGCGTCGAGCCGCTCGCCGTCGGCCCCCTTCTGCAGGGCGGTGTCGAGCGAGACCACGCGCCGCGTCCGCCGCGCCTTCACCTGGTCGTCGGCGAAGCGGAGCGTGTGCTCCGGCAGGAACCCGAGCTTCGCGGCGCGCGCGAGGAAGGCCTCCATGCCCGAGATCTCGTACGGGCCGAGCCCGTAGCGCAGCTTCTGGGTGAGGTAGCGCCGGTACTTCTCCGGGTCGCCGCCGCGCTCCTTCGCGAACTGCCGGGCGAGCTCGGTGCGGACGCCGAGGCCGTGGTGCGCCGCGCGCGCCAGCTCGGCGACGTCCTCGGGCGCGAGCACGCCCGGCCGCGCCGCCCAGACCGCGAAGACCATGGGGAGCCCGGAGATCCGGTTCCACTCGCGCGCCAGGTCGAGCACGTGCGGCTTGTGGACGTCGAAGGCCCGGTCGCCGATGACGAGCGCGCCCTTGGTGCCCTTCGCGGCGGCGATCCCCTCCACCGCCGGCGATGGGGTGAACTTCGGGCTCCGCCCCAGCTCGGCCAGCACCACCTTCGAGAGGACGACCGAGGTGCGGCTGGCGGTGTCGAGGAAGACCTCGTCCCAGACCACCGGCGACTGGTCTCCGGCGAGGAGCACCGTCTGCACCGGCCCGTCGGCGCCGATGCCGATCCCGGGCACCACCTCGTAGTCCTTGCCGGCGAGGGCGCCCACCGGCAGCAGGGCGAGGTCCACCTCGCCGCGCTCGAGCATGGCGGCGCCGGCGGAGGGCTCGCAGAGCGTGAGGTCGATGCGCTCCGACCCCTCGAGCCCCACGGTGAGCGGGCGGGCGTTGAGGAAGGAGACGGCGGCGGCGCGGATCTTCGGCATGGCGCTCTAAGCCTCGTGGACCTTGAGGACGTGGTACAGGCTGTCGCGCTCGGCGGGGACGCGGCCGGCGAGCCGGATGAGCCGGTGGAACGACGACTCGGTCTGGCCCTGCGGCACGTGCGAGCCGGCCATGTGGTAGATGCGCTCCTCGAGCACGGTGCCGTCCACGTCGTCCACGCCGAAGGAGAGCGCGGTCTGGGCCATCCGCTCGCCGAGCGAGACCCAGTACGCCTTCACGTGGTCGAAGTTGTCGAGGAACAGGCGCGAGACCGCGTAGGTGCGCAGGCCGTCGTAGCCGGTCGGCTTGGGGAACGCCTTGCCGATCATGTTGTGCTCGGGGTGGAAGGCGAGCGGGATGAAGACCTGGAACCCGCCGGTCTCGTCCTGCAGCGCCCGGAGCCGCGCCATGTGATCCACCCGCTCGGCCAGCGTCTCGATGGTGCCGTAGAGCATGGTGGCGTTGGTCTTGATGCCGAGCCGGTGGGCGGTGCGGTGCACCTCGAGCCACTCCTCGGCGGTGGCCTTGTCGTCGCAGATCTTCCGGCGCACCCGCTTGGCGAAGATCTCGGCGCCGCCGCCCGGCATGGTGTCGAGCCCGGCGGCCTTCAGCTCGGTCAGCACCTGCGCGTAGCTCTTGCCGAACTTCTGCGCGAAGAAGTGGATCTCGACCGCGGTGTACGCCTTGAGCGCGATCTCCGGCCAGGCGGCGCGGATCCGGCGCAGGAGCTCCGTGTAGTACTCCCACGGCAGCGTGGGGTGGAGCCCGCAGACGATGTGCACCTCGGTGACGCCGAGCGGCTTGCGCGAGAGCACCTTCTCCACCGCCTCGTCGAGCTGGAAGGTGTAGCCCTCCGAGGCCTCCTGGTCGTCGAGCCGGGCGAACGAGCAGAACTTGCAGCTCGCCACGCAGACGTTGGTCGGGTTGAGGTGGACGTTGCGGTTGTAGAAGGCCAGGTTCCCGTGCCGCTCCTCGCGCACGTGGTTCGCGAGCGCCCCCACGGCGGCGAGGTCCTTCACCTCGAAGAGGCGCACCGCGTCCTCCTCGGTGAGCCGCTCCTTCGAGAGCACCTTGTCGCGGATGGGGCCGAGGCCGGCCCGCTCCAGCGCGCGGTGGGCGAGGTTCGAGAGCATCTTCAGGCGTCCTCCGGTTCCACGTTCCTGCGCGGCGTGAGCCCCTCCCAGCGGCGCATCAGCGCGTTGGGCAGGCCGAGCCGGTCGAGGAGCCGGGACACCACCGTGTCCACGAGCTCCCCCGTGTCCCTGGGCTGCGAGTAGAAGCTGGGCGAGGCCGGCATCACCACCGCCCCGGCCTCGATGGCCGCGGTGATGGCGCGGGCGTGCACGAGCGAGAGCGGCGTCTCGCGCAGGCAGAGCACGAGGCGGCGCTTCTCCTTGAGCATCACGTCGGCGGCGCGGCCGACGAGGTCCACCGAGAGCCCGTAGGCGATGCGCGAGAGCTGCCCCGCCGAGCACGGCACCACGCACATGGCGTCGTAGGGCGCGCTGCCCGAGGCGAACGGGGCGGTGAAGTCGTGGTTCTTCCAGATCGGGAAGGGGTAGCGCGGCTCGGCGCCGATCTCCTGCATCCAGACCTGCTTGCCGGTGGCGGTGAAGACGAGGTCGGCCTCCACGCCGTGCGCCGCGCCCTCGCTCGACAGGAAGTCGAGGAGCCGCTTCGCGTATGGCGCGCCGGACGCGCCGGAGACGCCGACCACGAGCTTCACGCGCGGACCCCGGTGACGAGCCCGCAGACGCCGGGGAAGAGGGTGACGCCCTGCACGTCGCGGAAGCCCGCCTCCCGGCAGAGCCGCTCGAACTCCTCGCGGGGCACGAAGCGCTCCATCGACTCGACGAGGTAGCGGTAGGCGCCCGGGTCCTTCGAGATGGCGCGCCCCACCACCGGCAGGAGCGCCCGGTTGTAGACGTTGTGGACCAGGCGGGAGCCGGCCGACTGGGGCCGGAAGAACTCGAGCACGCCGAGCCGGGCGCCGGGGCGCAGCACGCGCGCCATCTCGGAGAGCCCCGTCGGCAGGTCCTCGAGGTTGCGGACGCCGAAGGCGACCGTGAGCGCGTCGAAGCTTTGCGCCTTGAAGGGGAGGGCGAGGGCGTCGGCCTGCGCGGCCGGGAGCCCGGTCTTCCGCGCGCCGCGCGAGAGCATGGGGAGCGAGAAGTCGGCGCCGGTGACGCGCGCGAGGGGGGCCTGCCGCCGCGCCTCGGCCGCGACGTCCATGGTGCCGGCGCAGAGGTCGAGGAGGTGGTCGCCCTCGCGAAGCGCGAGCGTGCGGATGAGCCGCCTGCGCCAGGCGACGTCCACCCGCAGGGCCAGCACGCGGTTGAGGAGGTCGTAGGTGGGGGCGATCCGGTCGAACATGGCCCGCACCGCCGGGGCGCGGTGGGCCTCGCCGGGCAGGGGCGGGGCGACCTCGCTCGCCGCGCGCTTGGCGTCGCTCACAGGATGCTCCCCTTCTTGGGCGTCCAGGACGCGGCGGGCGGGACGGCGAGCTTCATGCGGCGGAGCGGCGCCGCCCCCGGGACGAGCCGGTCGTAGAGCGCGTCCATGCGGGCCACCACCTCGGGCGGGTGGACGCAGGGCTCGGGCCACTCGCGCCCGCCCTCCTCCACCCACTTGCGCGTGGCGTCGATGCCGATCTTGGAGCCGAAGGCGAAGTGAGGAGAAGCATGGTCGAGGGCGTCGACCGGCCCGTCCACCACCACGAGGTCGCGCTTCACGTCCACGTTGGCGAAGGCGCGCCAGGCGGCCTGCGGCGTGTCCTGCACGTCCACGTCGTCGTCGAAGACCACCAGCGTCTTGGTGTTGGCCATCTGCCCCGAGCCCCACATCCCGTGCATCAGCTTCTTGGCGTGGCCGGGGTACTCCTTCCTCATCGAGATGAAGCAGAGGTTGTGGAAGACGCCCTCCGGCGGGAAGGCCATGTCCACCACCTCGGGGAAGACCATCTGCAGCATCGGCAGGAAGAGCCGCTCGGTCGCCTTGCCGAGCCACACGTCCTCCACCGGCGGCGGCCCCACCACCGTGGCCGGGTAGACGGCGTCGCGCCGGCGGGTGATGCAGGTGACGTCGAGCGCCGGGTAGTCGTCGGCGAGCGAGTAGTAGCCGGTGTGATCGCCGAAGGGCCCCTCGCGAACGAGCGGCGCCGAGGTGTCCACGAAGCCCTCGATGACGAGATCGGCCTCGGCCGGGACCTCGAGCGGCACGGTGACGCACTTCGCCAGCGGCACGCCCTCGCCGCGCAGGAAGCCGGCGAAGAGGTACTCGTCCACCCCCGGCGGCAGCGGCGCCGAGGCGGCGTAGGTGAGGGTGGGGTCGCCGCCGAGCGCGATGGCGACCGGCATCCGCTCGCCGCGCGCCTTGTAGGCCCGGTAGTGGGCGGTGGCGGTCTTGTGGAGCTGCCAGTGCATGGCGAGCCGCCGCGGCCCGAGGACCTGGAGCCGGTACATGCCCACGTTGCGCAGGCCGGTCTCGGGGTCGCGCGTCACCACCTGCGGGAGGGTGATGAACGGGCCGCCGTCGTGGGGCCAGGTGGTGAGGACCGGGAGGGCGCCGAGGTCCGGTTCGCGCTCGACGATCTCCTGGCAGGGGCCGTCGGCGTGGTGCTTGGGGGTGAGGGTGGCGAGCCGCCCGAGCTTGGGCAGGAGCTTCAGCTTCTCCCAGAGCCCCTGGGGCGGCGCGGTCTTGAGCAGCGCGCGCAGCTCCTCGGCGCGCTCCTCGAAGTCGTCGCAGGAGAAGGCCCAGCTGGTGCGGCGCCGGGTGCCGAAGAGGTTCATGGCCACCGGCAGCGCGCCGCGGGTGGGCTTCTCGAAGAGCAGCGCCGGCCCGCCCTGCTTCGCGGCCCGGTCGGCGAGCGCCGCCATCTCCAGCACCGGATCGACGGGCTCCTTGACCCGGACGAGCTCGCCCGCCCCTTCGAGCCGAGCGAGGAATTCGGAGAGCGAGCGGTAGGCCATGGGAGGGCCATTCCTACTAGAGCGCCGGCCTTGTTTCAATGATCGTTGAAAGCTATAACGGGCCGCCATGACCACCACCGTGCGCGTCGCCCACAGCCCCGATTCCGATGACGCCTTCATGTTCTACGGCCTCGCGTCGGGCGCGGTGAAGGCGGAGGGCGTGGACTTCGAGGAGGCGCTCTCGGACATCGAGACGCTCAACCAGGCGGCCACCGAGGGGCGCTACGAGATCACCGCGATCTCGGTGCACGCCTACGCGCACATCGCCGACAAGTACCGGCTCCTCGACTCCGGCGCGTCGTTCGGCGACGACTACGGGCCGACGGTCGTGGTGCCCAAGGGCTCGAGCGTCCGCTCGGTGGAGGAGCTCTCCGGCAAGCGCATCGCCATCCCGGGCAAGTGGACGAGCGCCGCCCTGGCCCTCGCCCTGCGCCTCCCGGTCTTCACGCCGGTCATCATGGACTTCAAGGCGGTGGGCGACGCGGCGAAGCGCGGCGAGGTGGACGCCGGGCTCGTGATCCACGAGGGGCAGCTCACCGCGGAGGAGGAGGGGCTCCAGGTGGTGGAGGACCTCGGCAAGTGGTGGAAGGGTCGCACCGGCCTGCCGCTGCCGCTCGGCCTGAACGCCATCCGACGCGACCTGCCCATCCA from Anaeromyxobacter paludicola harbors:
- a CDS encoding 4-hydroxybenzoate octaprenyltransferase, with the translated sequence MTQLAALSRMVKLEHSLFALPFAAAAVVLVARDARLDPVRLALVALAVVAARTAAMAMNRISDRRFDARNPRTSRRELVTGEVSVTGAWALLAGSSALFVAAAALIAPLCGALALPVLAILLGYSYAKRFTWAVHLWLGVAQALAPIGVAIALTGRATLPAVVLGVGVGAWIAGFDVFYSLQDMEFDRGEGLQSIPARFGVRGALAWARGLHLLAALCIAGAGPLAGRGPGWLAGAAILAGVLVAEHRHVAPGGALRPERIGVAFFNYNAFASVAFAAAALADLALRA
- a CDS encoding amidohydrolase family protein; its protein translation is MLAVGPAAEVEARFGPGERLDAVLLPALVNAHTHLELSHLHGRVPGGDGLPSWIQLLVAARAAEPESDIAVEDGVAALTRFGVAAVGDVSNGLGSIPWLSRAGVAGTVYQEVFGFTGPRIERALAQARLLAERAPPLGPGLRRVLTPHAVYSTHLPRLVELLAAGPASLHLAEDPAERRFCSEATGPFAGLHRSLGVTDLPRLGRSPVEVVARHLRPGTLVVHVVDLDDEDRALLARSGATAVLCPRSNLHIGGRLADLPKLLEAGVPLAVGTDSLASAPSLSPLAELATLSRAWPEVSPLALLQLAWNGAAVGAPAVGRLEPGRAPGVLAAPIEREELGDAPFDPCRWLLDVFGREELPFTWLARHRPEPSA
- the mqnC gene encoding cyclic dehypoxanthinyl futalosine synthase; the encoded protein is MPKIRAAAVSFLNARPLTVGLEGSERIDLTLCEPSAGAAMLERGEVDLALLPVGALAGKDYEVVPGIGIGADGPVQTVLLAGDQSPVVWDEVFLDTASRTSVVLSKVVLAELGRSPKFTPSPAVEGIAAAKGTKGALVIGDRAFDVHKPHVLDLAREWNRISGLPMVFAVWAARPGVLAPEDVAELARAAHHGLGVRTELARQFAKERGGDPEKYRRYLTQKLRYGLGPYEISGMEAFLARAAKLGFLPEHTLRFADDQVKARRTRRVVSLDTALQKGADGERLDADEAELVDEKAPLLELGLAADARRRALHPEGLVTYIVSRNVNYTNVCTTACHFCAFYRPRGHAQSYVLSREELAEKIEGTIAVGGIEILLQGGLHPDLAIEWYEDLFRWAKAHYPSINLHALSPEELWHIARTSQISLEETIDRLVAAGLDSIPGGGAEVLDDEVRRRIAPLKCSTDEWLTVMKVAHQKGLRSTATLMFGVGEDARHRTNHLLRLRELQDETRGFTAFACWTFQPENTRLTPGDNSAHAYLRENAIARLVLDNVPNLQCSWVTMGGGVAQAALHMGANDFGQVMIEENVVSAAGTTFKMDSEEVERHIRDAGFRPARRNMRYQLVGAAG
- the mqnE gene encoding aminofutalosine synthase MqnE, coding for MLSNLAHRALERAGLGPIRDKVLSKERLTEEDAVRLFEVKDLAAVGALANHVREERHGNLAFYNRNVHLNPTNVCVASCKFCSFARLDDQEASEGYTFQLDEAVEKVLSRKPLGVTEVHIVCGLHPTLPWEYYTELLRRIRAAWPEIALKAYTAVEIHFFAQKFGKSYAQVLTELKAAGLDTMPGGGAEIFAKRVRRKICDDKATAEEWLEVHRTAHRLGIKTNATMLYGTIETLAERVDHMARLRALQDETGGFQVFIPLAFHPEHNMIGKAFPKPTGYDGLRTYAVSRLFLDNFDHVKAYWVSLGERMAQTALSFGVDDVDGTVLEERIYHMAGSHVPQGQTESSFHRLIRLAGRVPAERDSLYHVLKVHEA
- a CDS encoding UbiX family flavin prenyltransferase — encoded protein: MKLVVGVSGASGAPYAKRLLDFLSSEGAAHGVEADLVFTATGKQVWMQEIGAEPRYPFPIWKNHDFTAPFASGSAPYDAMCVVPCSAGQLSRIAYGLSVDLVGRAADVMLKEKRRLVLCLRETPLSLVHARAITAAIEAGAVVMPASPSFYSQPRDTGELVDTVVSRLLDRLGLPNALMRRWEGLTPRRNVEPEDA
- a CDS encoding ubiquinone/menaquinone biosynthesis methyltransferase, whose protein sequence is MSDAKRAASEVAPPLPGEAHRAPAVRAMFDRIAPTYDLLNRVLALRVDVAWRRRLIRTLALREGDHLLDLCAGTMDVAAEARRQAPLARVTGADFSLPMLSRGARKTGLPAAQADALALPFKAQSFDALTVAFGVRNLEDLPTGLSEMARVLRPGARLGVLEFFRPQSAGSRLVHNVYNRALLPVVGRAISKDPGAYRYLVESMERFVPREEFERLCREAGFRDVQGVTLFPGVCGLVTGVRA
- a CDS encoding menaquinone biosynthesis decarboxylase, producing MAYRSLSEFLARLEGAGELVRVKEPVDPVLEMAALADRAAKQGGPALLFEKPTRGALPVAMNLFGTRRRTSWAFSCDDFEERAEELRALLKTAPPQGLWEKLKLLPKLGRLATLTPKHHADGPCQEIVEREPDLGALPVLTTWPHDGGPFITLPQVVTRDPETGLRNVGMYRLQVLGPRRLAMHWQLHKTATAHYRAYKARGERMPVAIALGGDPTLTYAASAPLPPGVDEYLFAGFLRGEGVPLAKCVTVPLEVPAEADLVIEGFVDTSAPLVREGPFGDHTGYYSLADDYPALDVTCITRRRDAVYPATVVGPPPVEDVWLGKATERLFLPMLQMVFPEVVDMAFPPEGVFHNLCFISMRKEYPGHAKKLMHGMWGSGQMANTKTLVVFDDDVDVQDTPQAAWRAFANVDVKRDLVVVDGPVDALDHASPHFAFGSKIGIDATRKWVEEGGREWPEPCVHPPEVVARMDALYDRLVPGAAPLRRMKLAVPPAASWTPKKGSIL
- a CDS encoding menaquinone biosynthesis family protein, whose translation is MTTTVRVAHSPDSDDAFMFYGLASGAVKAEGVDFEEALSDIETLNQAATEGRYEITAISVHAYAHIADKYRLLDSGASFGDDYGPTVVVPKGSSVRSVEELSGKRIAIPGKWTSAALALALRLPVFTPVIMDFKAVGDAAKRGEVDAGLVIHEGQLTAEEEGLQVVEDLGKWWKGRTGLPLPLGLNAIRRDLPIQLREQLARTMAESIDYSLAHREPALDHAMKFARGLDRKRADTFVGMYVNDWTRCLGERGREAVALFLHEAAERGLVPRVKPEWQER